The following proteins come from a genomic window of Frankia casuarinae:
- a CDS encoding NAD+ synthase, translated as MAQLRIALAQVDTTVGDLAGNADLVSTWTKRAVADGAHLIAFGELTLTGYPPEDLVLRRSFVAASQRALVALARRLAEEGCGEIAVVVGYLDASAQPAPNVGRPAGEPQNAAAVLWGGEVVARYAKHHLPNYGVFDEFRYFVPGMAFPVLRLHGIDVGLTICEDLWQQGGPITVARRSGVGLVLCINGSPYEQGKSFQRDALCAERAREAAAALAYVNLVGGQDELVFDGDSLVVDAAGELVARAPVFSEALLITDLDLPAAGSGPARAVSGAVDAGAVDAGAVDAEDGTTMTVTRTVLAAEPLAPFAPLPPVVADRPEPAGELYTALVTATRDYIRKNGFSSVALGLSGGIDSALVATIAVDAIGADAVHTVALPSGYSSGHSVTDAAELARRQGTRHAVVPIEPIAAAFRAAAAALGGLHGLADENLQARVRGTLLMALSNQHGHLILTTGNKSELATGFSTLYGDSAGGYAPIKDVSKTRVWGLARWRNAAAEKRGEVPPIPEEIIVKAPSAELAPGQLDSDRLPDYGILDPVLDDYVSHDRGRAELIAAGHDPAVVDKVIRLVDLAEYKRRQNPPGPKVTSKAFGRDRRLPITSRWRENPPA; from the coding sequence ATGGCCCAGCTGCGGATCGCCCTCGCCCAGGTGGACACGACCGTCGGGGACCTCGCCGGTAACGCCGACCTGGTCAGCACCTGGACGAAACGGGCCGTCGCCGACGGCGCTCATCTGATCGCCTTCGGTGAACTCACGTTGACCGGCTATCCGCCGGAGGACCTCGTCCTGCGCCGCTCCTTCGTCGCCGCGAGCCAGCGGGCGCTGGTAGCTCTGGCCCGCCGGCTGGCCGAGGAGGGGTGTGGCGAGATCGCCGTCGTCGTCGGCTACCTCGACGCATCCGCGCAACCCGCGCCGAATGTGGGACGCCCGGCCGGTGAACCGCAGAACGCCGCCGCGGTGCTCTGGGGCGGCGAGGTCGTCGCACGTTACGCCAAGCATCACCTGCCGAACTACGGCGTCTTCGACGAGTTCCGCTACTTCGTGCCCGGCATGGCCTTTCCGGTGCTGCGGCTGCACGGGATCGACGTGGGCCTGACGATCTGCGAGGACCTGTGGCAGCAGGGCGGGCCGATCACCGTGGCCCGCCGGTCCGGGGTCGGCCTCGTCCTGTGCATCAACGGCTCCCCTTACGAGCAGGGGAAGTCCTTCCAGCGCGACGCCCTGTGTGCCGAGCGCGCCCGGGAGGCCGCGGCCGCCCTGGCCTACGTCAACCTTGTCGGCGGGCAGGACGAGCTGGTCTTCGACGGGGACTCCCTCGTCGTCGACGCCGCGGGGGAACTCGTCGCGCGGGCGCCGGTCTTCAGCGAGGCGCTGCTGATCACCGACCTGGACCTGCCCGCGGCCGGTTCCGGCCCGGCGCGGGCGGTGTCCGGGGCCGTTGACGCCGGGGCCGTTGACGCCGGGGCCGTTGACGCCGAGGACGGCACGACGATGACGGTGACGCGCACGGTACTGGCCGCCGAGCCGCTGGCACCGTTCGCCCCCCTGCCGCCGGTCGTCGCCGACCGCCCCGAGCCCGCCGGGGAGCTGTACACCGCGCTGGTCACCGCCACCCGCGACTACATCCGTAAGAACGGCTTCTCCTCGGTGGCGCTCGGGCTGTCCGGCGGTATCGACTCCGCGCTCGTCGCGACCATCGCGGTCGACGCGATCGGCGCCGACGCCGTCCACACTGTCGCCCTGCCCTCGGGCTACTCGTCGGGGCATTCGGTGACCGACGCCGCCGAACTCGCCCGCCGCCAGGGCACGCGGCACGCCGTGGTGCCCATCGAGCCGATCGCCGCCGCGTTCCGCGCCGCCGCCGCCGCCCTCGGCGGGTTGCACGGCCTCGCGGACGAGAACCTGCAGGCCCGGGTACGCGGAACGCTGCTCATGGCGTTGTCGAACCAGCATGGGCACCTGATCCTCACCACCGGCAACAAAAGCGAGCTGGCAACGGGGTTCTCCACCCTCTACGGAGACAGCGCCGGCGGCTACGCCCCCATCAAGGACGTCTCGAAGACCCGCGTCTGGGGGCTGGCGCGCTGGCGCAACGCCGCCGCGGAGAAGCGTGGCGAGGTGCCACCCATTCCCGAGGAGATCATCGTCAAGGCGCCGTCCGCCGAGCTCGCCCCGGGTCAGCTCGACTCCGACCGGCTGCCCGACTACGGCATCCTCGATCCCGTCCTGGACGACTACGTCAGCCACGACCGGGGCCGGGCCGAGCTGATCGCGGCCGGGCACGATCCGGCCGTGGTGGACAAGGTGATCCGGCTCGTCGACCTCGCCGAGTACAAGCGCCGCCAGAACCCGCCCGGGCCGAAGGTGACCTCCAAGGCGTTCGGCCGCGACCGCCGACTGCCGATCACCTCCCGCTGGCGCGAGAACCCGCCGGCCTGA
- a CDS encoding site-specific tyrosine recombinase XerD — protein MGVTDGDRVFRLRPPAASASGVGGSSDHRPSAPRPGPDDLAGPDDLAGPDDLAGPDDLAGPDDLAGPDDPPRPADHRAGSQLSQLRGTPAGVIERYLHHLEGERGLARNSVLAYRRDLRRYCDHLSACGLPSLDAVGEAEVAGFAAVLRTGDDTHPPLAAASVARMLVAVRSLHRFAADEGDVPEDVSRPVRPPTPPRRLPKALSIDQVVAVLAAAAGAPPPGSPPPSGRPQPSGRPQPVEPAEAVRRLRATALLELLYGTGARISEAVGLDVDDLDLEAASVRLHGKGGRDRIVPLGRYAIAAVADYLRVGRPTLVAPRSGPAVFLSRRGNRLSRQSAWSVLRTAALAAGVEGVSPHVLRHSFATHLLDGGADVRVVQELLGHASVSTTQIYTLVTVDRLREVYAASHPRALGAALGSIGHHSRTWGPRTDRCVTGPCMTDP, from the coding sequence ATGGGAGTCACCGACGGCGACCGGGTATTCCGGCTGCGCCCCCCCGCGGCCTCGGCATCCGGCGTCGGCGGGTCCTCGGATCATCGTCCGTCGGCACCTCGGCCCGGCCCGGACGACCTGGCTGGGCCGGACGACCTGGCTGGGCCGGACGACCTGGCTGGCCCGGACGACCTGGCTGGCCCGGACGACCTGGCTGGCCCGGACGACCCGCCCCGGCCTGCGGATCATCGAGCCGGGTCCCAGCTGTCCCAGCTGCGTGGCACGCCTGCCGGCGTCATCGAGCGCTATCTCCACCATCTGGAGGGCGAACGCGGACTCGCGCGCAACTCGGTACTCGCCTACCGTCGCGACCTGCGCCGCTATTGTGATCATCTCTCCGCATGCGGTCTGCCCTCGTTGGACGCGGTCGGTGAGGCGGAGGTTGCCGGATTCGCCGCCGTGCTGCGCACCGGTGACGACACGCACCCGCCGCTTGCCGCGGCGTCGGTCGCGAGGATGCTGGTCGCCGTCCGGTCGCTGCACCGCTTCGCGGCCGACGAGGGTGACGTCCCCGAGGACGTGTCCCGGCCGGTTCGACCGCCGACGCCTCCCCGGCGGCTACCGAAGGCCCTGAGCATCGACCAGGTGGTGGCCGTCCTCGCCGCGGCCGCGGGTGCGCCCCCGCCGGGATCCCCGCCGCCGTCCGGGAGACCGCAGCCGTCCGGGAGACCGCAGCCGGTGGAACCGGCCGAGGCCGTCCGTCGTCTGCGAGCGACCGCGTTGCTGGAGCTTCTCTACGGCACCGGGGCCCGGATCTCGGAGGCCGTCGGTCTCGACGTCGACGATCTCGATCTGGAGGCCGCCTCCGTGCGCCTGCATGGCAAGGGCGGACGTGACCGGATCGTCCCGCTCGGTCGGTACGCCATCGCCGCGGTGGCCGACTACCTGCGGGTGGGGCGGCCGACGCTGGTCGCCCCCCGCTCGGGGCCCGCGGTCTTCCTGTCCCGCCGCGGTAATCGCCTGTCCCGGCAGAGCGCGTGGTCGGTGCTGCGTACGGCGGCGCTCGCGGCCGGTGTGGAGGGGGTCTCACCCCATGTGCTGCGCCATTCCTTCGCCACCCACCTGCTCGACGGCGGCGCCGACGTCCGGGTGGTGCAGGAGCTGCTGGGACACGCCTCGGTCAGTACCACCCAGATCTACACCCTGGTGACGGTGGACCGGCTTCGCGAGGTGTACGCGGCCTCGCATCCACGCGCCTTGGGCGCGGCCCTGGGCTCGATCGGTCACCACTCCCGGACCTGGGGCCCGCGGACGGACCGGTGCGTGACGGGCCCGTGCATGACGGACCCGTGA
- a CDS encoding glutamine synthetase family protein → MDKQQEFVLRTLEERDIRFVRLWFTDVLGYLKSVEIAPAELEGALAEGIGFDGSAIEGFARVHEADMLARPDPSTFQVLPWRGEHPLTARMFCDLVMPDGTPAAADSRWVLRSALARAADAGFTFYTHPEIEFFLLREPPKRGGPVPPPVDESGYFDLTPNDISHDFRQQAISMLERLGISVEFSHHEVAPGQQEIDLRYADALTIADNIMTFRQVVREVALRQGIYATFMPKPFGNQAGSGMHTHLSLFEGDRNAFHDPTDDYQLSKVAKAFIAGLLAHAAEITAVTNQWVNSYKRLIGDQRVGEVLEAPAYVCWGHNNRSALVRVPLYKLHKSNATRVEFRLPDSACNPYLTFALVLAAGLRGVQGGYELPPASADDVWTLTDTQRRERGITALPGSLAEAVKVMEHSALVRETLGDELFDFFLRNKRAEWLEYRRQVTPFEIDRYLPVL, encoded by the coding sequence ATGGACAAACAGCAGGAGTTCGTTCTCCGGACTCTGGAGGAGCGGGACATCCGCTTCGTTCGGCTCTGGTTCACCGACGTACTCGGGTACCTGAAGTCGGTGGAGATCGCCCCCGCGGAGCTGGAGGGGGCGCTGGCGGAGGGTATCGGTTTCGACGGATCCGCCATTGAGGGCTTTGCGCGGGTACACGAGGCCGACATGCTGGCCCGGCCCGACCCCTCCACCTTCCAGGTGCTTCCCTGGCGCGGTGAACATCCGCTTACGGCCCGGATGTTCTGCGACCTCGTGATGCCGGACGGCACGCCCGCCGCCGCCGACTCGCGCTGGGTGCTGCGGAGCGCGCTGGCCAGGGCGGCCGACGCGGGGTTCACGTTCTACACCCATCCGGAGATCGAGTTCTTCCTGCTCAGGGAGCCGCCGAAGCGGGGTGGCCCGGTGCCCCCGCCGGTGGACGAATCAGGCTACTTCGACCTGACCCCCAATGACATCAGCCATGATTTCCGGCAACAGGCCATCAGCATGCTCGAACGGCTGGGCATCTCGGTGGAGTTCAGCCACCACGAGGTGGCCCCCGGCCAGCAGGAGATCGATCTTCGCTACGCCGACGCCCTCACCATCGCCGACAACATCATGACCTTCCGCCAGGTGGTCAGGGAGGTGGCGTTGCGGCAGGGTATTTACGCCACCTTCATGCCCAAGCCGTTCGGTAACCAGGCCGGGTCGGGGATGCACACCCATCTGAGCCTTTTCGAGGGCGACCGTAACGCCTTTCACGACCCGACCGACGACTATCAGCTGTCCAAGGTGGCGAAGGCCTTCATCGCCGGGCTCCTCGCGCACGCCGCCGAAATCACCGCGGTGACCAACCAGTGGGTGAACTCCTACAAGCGGCTCATCGGCGACCAGCGGGTCGGCGAGGTGCTGGAGGCGCCGGCCTATGTGTGCTGGGGCCACAACAACCGTTCGGCGCTCGTGCGGGTTCCGCTCTACAAGCTCCACAAATCCAACGCCACCCGGGTGGAGTTCCGGCTGCCGGACAGCGCGTGCAACCCGTATCTCACCTTCGCCCTGGTGCTGGCAGCCGGCCTGCGGGGTGTCCAGGGCGGTTATGAGCTGCCACCGGCTTCGGCGGACGATGTCTGGACGCTCACCGACACGCAGCGCCGTGAGCGCGGGATCACCGCCCTGCCCGGCTCGCTCGCCGAGGCGGTCAAGGTGATGGAGCATTCCGCGCTTGTGCGGGAGACCCTCGGCGACGAGTTGTTCGACTTCTTCCTGCGGAACAAGCGGGCCGAGTGGCTGGAATACCGTCGGCAGGTGACCCCGTTCGAGATCGACCGGTACCTGCCGGTGCTATGA
- a CDS encoding TetR/AcrR family transcriptional regulator: protein MSRLMATRDVRAAHPRRPSDRVPSGVRVSRAPGRPRDTRCDEAIIDAALHELATVGFASLSMEAVATSAGVGKATVYRRWPTKDALIGDALDTLADSLDAVETGSLRDDLVAWLNALRRHNLQSLSGRIMPKLVAERSTHPELFATYSQKVIEPSREKAAAMLRRGIESGELAADVDVDLVVDMLVGPVAYRQYMSGDCEVSGTRIAKIVDTILGGIRCRQGARPTAEASA, encoded by the coding sequence GTGTCCCGCCTGATGGCCACCCGGGACGTGCGCGCTGCGCATCCTCGGCGACCGTCCGACCGGGTGCCCTCCGGGGTCCGCGTCTCCCGCGCTCCCGGTCGTCCGAGGGACACCCGCTGCGATGAGGCGATCATCGATGCCGCGCTGCACGAGCTCGCGACGGTCGGCTTCGCGAGCCTGTCGATGGAGGCGGTGGCGACCAGCGCCGGGGTCGGCAAGGCGACGGTCTATCGCCGGTGGCCAACGAAGGACGCCCTGATCGGGGACGCGTTGGACACCCTGGCCGACAGCCTCGACGCGGTCGAGACCGGCTCCCTGCGCGACGACCTGGTGGCCTGGCTGAACGCGCTGCGCCGGCACAACCTCCAGTCGTTGTCCGGGCGGATCATGCCGAAGCTCGTCGCCGAGCGGAGCACGCACCCGGAGTTGTTCGCCACCTACTCGCAGAAGGTGATCGAGCCGTCGCGGGAGAAAGCGGCCGCCATGCTCCGGCGCGGCATCGAATCGGGGGAACTCGCCGCGGACGTCGACGTCGACCTCGTCGTCGACATGCTGGTCGGGCCGGTCGCCTATCGGCAGTACATGAGTGGTGACTGCGAGGTGAGCGGAACGCGGATCGCGAAGATCGTCGACACCATCCTCGGTGGCATCCGCTGCCGGCAGGGTGCGCGGCCGACGGCGGAGGCGTCCGCGTGA
- a CDS encoding PKD domain-containing protein: protein MTTGPGTTGPHATTAARTTTAARTTTAARTTTAARTTTAARRRTIPRPALIAVGALLLVGLTGLAGGATPAAAAPGRTVPVPCVGALWGTCDTRATDNGYQYRYHDGALERVGIPTGSGARRSAACGQDCPDDPAAVCDLLTAVGPDPAMDAQARAQYDQAVAGCFNYLLPAGAVPIAQVQAALANYLRERLLPKPSIVIAPSGRSFANLATILYTPVPDSFTFNVDQPVVATISAVPHYHWEFGDGETGPDAPGRPYDPAISPRDHPEAYVAHGYARPGRYQVTLAVTWDGTFTVPGVAQAFPIAAVTLAAAAGLVVDEAAGVLVHND, encoded by the coding sequence ATGACCACCGGCCCGGGGACGACCGGCCCGCACGCGACCACCGCCGCCCGCACGACCACCGCCGCCCGCACGACCACCGCCGCCCGCACGACCACCGCCGCCCGCACGACCACCGCCGCCCGGCGCCGCACGATCCCGCGCCCGGCGCTGATCGCGGTCGGCGCGCTGCTACTGGTCGGCCTGACCGGCCTCGCCGGCGGCGCGACGCCCGCCGCCGCGGCGCCCGGACGCACCGTCCCGGTGCCCTGCGTCGGCGCGCTGTGGGGTACCTGTGACACTCGGGCCACGGACAACGGCTACCAGTACCGCTACCACGACGGAGCGCTGGAGCGCGTCGGGATCCCGACCGGCTCGGGGGCCCGGCGGAGCGCGGCCTGCGGCCAGGACTGTCCGGACGACCCGGCGGCCGTCTGTGACCTGCTGACCGCGGTCGGGCCGGATCCGGCGATGGACGCGCAGGCGCGGGCCCAGTACGACCAGGCGGTGGCGGGCTGCTTCAACTACCTGCTGCCCGCCGGCGCGGTGCCGATCGCCCAGGTGCAGGCCGCGCTCGCCAACTACCTGCGCGAGAGACTCCTGCCGAAGCCGTCCATCGTCATTGCGCCGTCCGGCCGCAGCTTCGCGAACCTGGCCACGATCCTCTACACCCCGGTGCCCGACTCGTTCACGTTCAACGTCGACCAGCCGGTCGTGGCGACCATCAGTGCCGTTCCCCACTATCACTGGGAGTTCGGCGACGGCGAGACCGGCCCGGACGCTCCCGGCCGGCCCTACGACCCGGCGATCTCACCGCGCGATCATCCCGAGGCCTACGTGGCGCACGGCTACGCCCGGCCGGGCCGGTACCAGGTGACCCTCGCGGTGACCTGGGATGGCACGTTCACCGTTCCCGGGGTCGCGCAGGCGTTCCCGATCGCCGCGGTGACCCTCGCCGCCGCGGCGGGCCTCGTCGTCGACGAGGCCGCCGGCGTGCTGGTCCACAACGACTGA
- the panB gene encoding 3-methyl-2-oxobutanoate hydroxymethyltransferase, with the protein MDASDTPTHPAPHPADPAATPYGAPTTPPRPLRSRFTVRDVAAAKNRGEKWSMLTAYDATTAAVFDEAEIPVLLVGDSAANVVYGYDTTVPITVDELLPLVRAVVRGAPHAMVVADLPFGSYQGGPAEALASATRFLKEGGAHAVKLEGGSRVVRAVDALVGAGIPVIGHLGLTPQSIHTIGGYRVQGRDEAGEILLADALALEAAGAFAVVLEVVPADLATRVTKELRIATVGIGAGSGCDAQVLVWQDMAGLSGGRTPRFVKRYADLRTILADAARAYRADVRDGRYPTIEHSY; encoded by the coding sequence ATGGATGCTTCAGACACACCCACCCACCCGGCGCCCCACCCGGCGGACCCGGCGGCGACGCCCTACGGCGCGCCGACCACGCCGCCGCGGCCACTCCGGTCCCGTTTCACAGTGCGCGACGTCGCCGCGGCGAAGAACCGGGGCGAGAAGTGGTCGATGCTGACCGCGTACGACGCCACCACCGCCGCCGTCTTCGACGAGGCGGAGATCCCCGTCCTGCTGGTCGGGGACTCGGCCGCCAACGTCGTCTACGGCTACGACACGACCGTGCCGATCACCGTCGATGAGCTGCTGCCGCTGGTCCGGGCGGTGGTCCGCGGAGCACCGCACGCGATGGTCGTCGCCGATCTGCCCTTCGGGTCGTACCAGGGGGGGCCTGCCGAGGCACTGGCGAGCGCTACCCGCTTCCTCAAGGAGGGCGGGGCGCACGCGGTGAAACTCGAGGGCGGTTCCCGGGTGGTCCGGGCGGTGGACGCCCTGGTCGGCGCCGGCATCCCCGTTATCGGGCATCTGGGGCTGACCCCGCAGAGCATCCACACCATCGGGGGCTACCGGGTCCAGGGCCGCGACGAGGCCGGCGAGATCCTGCTGGCCGACGCGCTGGCGCTCGAGGCGGCCGGCGCGTTCGCGGTCGTGCTCGAGGTGGTTCCCGCCGATCTGGCCACCCGGGTGACGAAGGAGTTGCGCATCGCCACCGTGGGTATCGGAGCCGGCTCGGGATGCGATGCCCAGGTGCTGGTCTGGCAGGACATGGCCGGGCTGAGCGGCGGCCGCACGCCACGGTTCGTCAAGCGGTACGCGGATCTGCGCACGATTCTCGCGGACGCCGCCCGAGCCTACCGCGCGGACGTCCGGGACGGCAGGTACCCGACGATCGAGCACAGCTACTGA
- a CDS encoding helical backbone metal receptor produces MSERRPDGLRPDVARLDVARLDVAAVANGREGEAGTAPRDDLGHPVAVPARVERIVSLVPSLTESIAVTAPGLLVGATDWCSHPAGLAVARVRGTKNPDLDTIVSLAPDLVCANAEENREPDLAALRRAGFAVWVTAPTTVDQALVSLDRMLRLACGLARPGWLDVARQAWAVPAAGPRRRALVPIWRRPWMAVGRDTFTGDVLRRLGVDNVLADSPDRYPRIDPAAVPPHDLVVLPDEPYPFSPSDGPETFSAPAVCVSGRLLTWYGPSLVDAWSVLAAALARTGDGPG; encoded by the coding sequence ATGTCTGAGCGGCGTCCGGACGGGCTACGTCCGGACGTGGCCCGTTTGGATGTGGCCCGTTTGGATGTGGCCGCGGTGGCGAATGGGCGGGAAGGAGAGGCGGGGACGGCCCCCCGGGACGACCTGGGCCACCCGGTGGCGGTTCCGGCGCGGGTGGAACGGATCGTCTCGCTCGTTCCCAGCCTCACCGAGTCGATCGCCGTCACCGCGCCCGGTCTGCTGGTGGGTGCCACCGACTGGTGCAGCCATCCCGCGGGGCTGGCCGTCGCTCGGGTCCGGGGGACGAAGAACCCCGACCTCGACACCATCGTCTCCCTGGCCCCGGACCTGGTCTGCGCGAACGCCGAGGAGAACAGGGAACCCGACCTCGCCGCGCTGCGCCGGGCCGGGTTCGCCGTGTGGGTCACCGCCCCCACCACGGTCGATCAGGCTCTGGTGAGCCTGGACCGGATGCTGCGCCTGGCCTGCGGGTTGGCTCGTCCCGGCTGGCTCGACGTCGCCCGGCAGGCCTGGGCCGTGCCGGCCGCCGGACCGCGACGGCGGGCGTTGGTGCCGATCTGGCGCCGGCCGTGGATGGCGGTCGGCCGGGACACCTTCACCGGCGACGTGCTGCGCCGACTGGGGGTCGACAACGTGCTGGCGGACTCGCCGGACCGCTACCCTCGGATCGATCCCGCGGCCGTCCCGCCCCATGACCTGGTGGTCCTGCCCGACGAGCCGTACCCCTTCAGCCCGTCGGACGGGCCCGAGACCTTCAGCGCGCCCGCGGTCTGCGTGTCCGGCCGCCTGCTGACCTGGTACGGCCCGTCCCTGGTCGATGCGTGGTCCGTGCTCGCGGCGGCGCTGGCCCGGACCGGCGATGGACCGGGGTGA
- the thrS gene encoding threonine--tRNA ligase, whose product MSDVRVTVQHAQRSDPRVVPTGTTAAELFADDRNVIAALVDGQQRDLAHVLADGVVVEPIMIDSPAGRAIVRHSTAHVVAQAVQELFPKARLGIGPPIDDGFYYDFDVESPFTPDDLRAIEKRAQAIIRAGQRFSRRVVTEPEARAELADEPYKIELIGLKSSDTAADDAEASVEVGAGELTIYDNLDAKTGELCWKDLCRGPHVPTTRAIPAFAILRSAAAYWRGSEKNPQLQRIYGTAWESRDALKAYQTRLAEAEKRDHRKLGAELDLFSFPTEIGPGLAVFHPRGGAIRTAMEDYSRRRHIEAGYSFVNTPHITKSELYQISGHLDWFAEGMYPPMQLDGGTDYYLKPMNCPMHILIFRSRGRSYRELPLRLFEFGTVYRYEKSGVVHGLTRVRGLTQDDAHLFCAREQLPTELDSVLTFVLGLLRDFGLTDFYLELSTRPAGKAVGTDEEWAQATELLREAAQKQDLELVMDPGGGAFYGPKISVQARDAIGRTWQLSTIQVDFQLPRRFGLEYQAADGTRQRPFMIHRALFGTIERFFAILLEHYAGALPPWLAPVQVVGIPITDEHVPYLDEVARRLAAHGLRVEVDSSDDRMQKKIRTAQKQKVPFMLLAGDSDVAQGAVSFRFRDGTQRNGVPVDEAVAEILDAVERRRQV is encoded by the coding sequence GTGTCCGACGTCCGCGTTACCGTTCAGCACGCCCAGCGCAGCGATCCGCGGGTGGTGCCGACCGGGACGACGGCCGCCGAGCTGTTCGCCGACGACCGGAACGTGATCGCGGCTCTGGTTGACGGTCAGCAGCGTGATCTCGCTCATGTTCTCGCCGACGGGGTCGTCGTCGAGCCGATCATGATCGACTCGCCGGCCGGGCGGGCGATCGTCCGGCACTCCACCGCGCACGTCGTCGCCCAGGCGGTCCAGGAGCTCTTCCCGAAGGCACGCCTGGGCATCGGGCCGCCCATCGACGACGGTTTCTACTACGACTTCGACGTCGAGTCCCCGTTCACCCCGGACGACCTCAGGGCCATCGAGAAGAGGGCGCAGGCGATCATCAGGGCCGGCCAGCGCTTCTCCCGGCGGGTCGTCACCGAGCCCGAGGCCCGCGCGGAGCTCGCTGACGAACCGTACAAGATCGAGTTGATCGGGCTGAAGTCGAGTGACACGGCGGCCGACGACGCCGAGGCGAGTGTCGAGGTCGGGGCGGGCGAGCTGACCATCTACGACAACCTCGACGCGAAGACCGGCGAGCTGTGCTGGAAGGACCTCTGCCGCGGGCCGCACGTGCCCACCACCCGGGCCATCCCGGCCTTCGCGATCCTGCGTTCCGCCGCGGCCTACTGGCGGGGGAGCGAGAAGAACCCGCAGCTGCAGCGCATCTACGGCACCGCGTGGGAGTCGCGCGACGCGCTCAAGGCCTACCAGACCAGGCTGGCCGAGGCCGAGAAGCGCGATCACCGCAAGCTCGGCGCGGAGCTTGACCTGTTCTCGTTCCCGACCGAGATCGGCCCGGGGCTGGCGGTCTTCCACCCCAGGGGCGGCGCGATCCGCACCGCGATGGAGGACTACTCGCGGCGCCGGCACATCGAGGCCGGGTACTCGTTCGTCAACACCCCGCACATCACCAAGTCGGAGCTCTACCAGATCTCCGGGCACCTGGACTGGTTCGCCGAGGGCATGTACCCGCCCATGCAGCTCGACGGCGGCACCGACTACTACCTCAAGCCGATGAACTGCCCGATGCATATCCTGATCTTCCGGTCGCGGGGCCGGTCGTACCGGGAGCTGCCGCTGCGGCTGTTCGAGTTCGGCACGGTCTACCGCTACGAGAAGTCCGGCGTGGTCCATGGCCTGACCCGGGTGCGCGGGCTCACCCAGGACGACGCGCACCTGTTCTGCGCCCGCGAGCAGCTACCCACCGAGCTCGACAGCGTGCTGACGTTCGTGCTCGGGCTGCTGCGCGACTTCGGGCTGACCGACTTCTACCTGGAGCTGTCGACCCGGCCGGCGGGCAAGGCCGTCGGCACCGACGAGGAGTGGGCGCAGGCCACCGAACTGCTGCGGGAGGCCGCGCAGAAGCAGGACCTGGAACTGGTGATGGACCCGGGCGGCGGTGCCTTCTACGGGCCGAAGATCTCCGTGCAGGCCCGTGACGCCATCGGCCGGACCTGGCAGCTGTCCACCATCCAGGTGGACTTCCAGCTGCCGCGGCGCTTCGGCCTGGAGTACCAGGCCGCGGACGGGACCCGGCAGCGGCCGTTCATGATCCATCGGGCGTTGTTCGGCACCATCGAGCGGTTCTTCGCCATCCTGCTGGAGCACTATGCCGGGGCACTGCCGCCGTGGCTCGCGCCGGTGCAGGTGGTCGGCATCCCGATCACCGACGAGCACGTGCCGTACCTGGACGAGGTCGCCCGGCGGCTCGCCGCACACGGCCTTCGGGTGGAGGTCGACTCCTCCGACGACCGGATGCAGAAGAAGATCCGTACGGCGCAGAAGCAGAAGGTGCCGTTCATGCTGCTGGCCGGAGATTCCGATGTCGCCCAGGGTGCGGTGTCGTTCCGTTTTCGAGACGGGACGCAGCGTAATGGCGTGCCGGTGGACGAGGCCGTCGCGGAGATCCTCGACGCGGTGGAGCGCCGCCGCCAGGTCTGA
- the npdG gene encoding NADPH-dependent F420 reductase yields MASTDRVRPDVPALTIGILGGSGPQGGGLGLRFAAAGHLVLIGSRSTERGQQAAAALARPGLRIEGAGNATVAERADVVIIAVPWEGHRQTLAALREPLAGKIVIDCVNPLGFDKGGAFALAVPEGSAAQQAAAVLPDSTIVAAFHHVSAVLLADDAVTKIDTDVLVLGDDRAATDLVAALAERIPGMRGIYAGALRNAGQVEALTANLISVNRRYKSHAGLRVTDV; encoded by the coding sequence GTGGCTTCGACTGACCGCGTCCGGCCGGACGTCCCCGCGCTGACCATCGGTATCCTCGGCGGCTCGGGTCCGCAGGGCGGGGGCCTCGGCCTGCGGTTCGCCGCCGCCGGCCATCTCGTACTGATCGGGTCCCGCTCGACCGAACGCGGCCAGCAGGCCGCGGCCGCGCTCGCGCGCCCCGGCCTGCGCATCGAGGGCGCGGGCAACGCCACGGTCGCCGAGCGCGCCGATGTCGTCATCATCGCGGTTCCCTGGGAGGGCCATCGCCAGACCCTGGCCGCCCTGCGGGAGCCATTGGCCGGGAAGATCGTGATCGACTGCGTCAACCCCCTCGGCTTCGACAAGGGGGGTGCCTTCGCGCTCGCGGTGCCCGAGGGCAGCGCCGCGCAGCAGGCGGCCGCCGTCCTGCCGGACAGCACCATCGTGGCGGCCTTCCACCACGTCTCCGCGGTGCTGCTGGCCGATGACGCGGTCACGAAGATCGACACGGACGTCCTGGTCCTCGGCGACGATCGGGCCGCCACCGATCTGGTGGCCGCGCTCGCCGAGCGCATTCCCGGCATGCGGGGCATCTACGCCGGCGCGTTGCGCAACGCCGGTCAGGTCGAGGCGTTGACCGCGAACCTGATCTCGGTCAATCGCCGGTACAAGTCACACGCCGGCCTGCGGGTCACCGATGTCTGA